CGTCATCTCCGAAGCCGGTGAGCTGAGCTGGATGTCGCAAACCATCGCCATGACCACGCACACGCAGCTTGCGGGCGGCGGCGGATTCTTCGGCGCCATCAAGCGCCTCGCTGGCGGCGGTACGCTCTTCATGACCGAGTACACCGCGCAGGGCTACCCCGGCGAAGTCGCCTTCGCCACGAAGGTTCCCGGCCACATTCTGCCGGTCGAGGTCGTGCCCGGGCAGGACCTCTTCATTCATCGCCACGGCTTCCTCTGCGCCACCTCGCAAATCACGCTCGGCGTCGGCTTCCAGCAGTCGCTCGGCGCTGGCATCTTCGGCGGCGACGGCTTCCTGCTGCAGAAGGTTTCGGGCCACGGCACGGCCTGGCTCGAGCTCGGCGGCGAGGTCGTCGTGAAGGACCTGCAGCCTGGCGAAACGCTACGCGTGCACCCCGGTCATGTCGGCGCGTTTCAGTCCTCGGTCAGCTTCAACATCACGCGCATCCAGGGCATTCGCAATATGTTCTTCGGTGGCGACGGCATCTTCCTTGCCGCACTCACCGGCCCCGGCCGCGTGTGGCTGCAGACGCTTCCGCTCGCCAACCTCGCGCACTCGCTGGAGCCGTATCTTTCACATGATGACAACAGCCGCGGCCTGCGCGGCGTTGGCACCGCTGCGGTGATCGGCGGCATCGCCAGCTCCATCTTCGACAACAAGAGCTAGCGCTCAGGGCTCAGGGCTCAGGGCTCAGGGCTCAGGGCTCAGGGCTCAGGGCTCAGGGCTCAATGGAGCTTATCCGCTGCGACGATACGTTGCTTGTCCCCCGCGCGAACGGGTGCCCCACGTCTCGATTTTTGAGACGTGGGTTCGCAGGATGATTCAGGCGAACCCACAGACCTCATCCCAAGCACTGTCATCCTGAACACCGTGAGGAAGGAAGAGCGTGCTTAGCGAGCAGCAGCGAGAAACGCGCGCATCTTCGCCGCATCCTTCTTGCCCGGCACAGACTCCACACCGCTCGCTACATCCACACCAAACGGCGAAAAGACGCGAATCGCCTCAGCAACATTCTCCGGCTTCAGCCCACCCGCGATGATCAGCTTTGGCGGATTCTCGACAGCCGAGAACACACGCTGCACGATCGCGTTCGCCGCTGGCCAATCAAACGCTACTCCAAGTCCACCGCTAGCGCCAGACTTCACGGTGTCGAGCAGCACGCCCCACACCTGCGGCTGCGATACAGCAAGCTGCAGCTTGCGCTCGAACTCCGCTTCCTGGCCGCTCTCAAAACCTACGACCTGCAACAGTTTTACGCGGCCTTCAAACGCCTCGTTCAGCGCCGCAATCAGCTTGATGTTTGTGTCCCCATGGAGCTGCACACCGGTGAGATTCGTCGCCTTCACAACCGCGATGATCGGTGCAGCGTCATGCTCGATAAAGACACCGATGGTCTCGACGCCCGCAGGCAAATGCGGCGTGATCGCGGCCACTTGCTCTGCCATCACCTGTCGCTTCGACGGCGCAAAGACGAAGCCCACAGCATCGGCGCCGAGCTCCGCAGCAAGCTGCGCATCCTCGAGATTCGTGTTCGCGCAGAGCTTGACCCAGGTCTTCGACATCGCTTTCCATCCTGATTTCTGCTGCTTAGCTAAGTAAGTTAGCTAAGCAACGCTTTCAATGCCTCACCAGGCCGCTCGGCGCGCATCAATGACTCGCCGATAAGGAACGCGCCAAAACCCGCCGCGCGCATACGCTGCACATCTTCGCGGCCCGTGATGCCACTTTCCGCCACACGAATCACATCCGCAGGCAGCGACTGCGACAGCTCAATCGCGCGGTCCAGCGACACGTGAAACGTCTTCAAATCGCGCGTGTTCACACCGACGCATTCGCAGTCCAACGCACGAGCGCGCTCGACCTCTTCCGCATCGTGCACCTCGCACAGCACATCGAGGCCATACCTGCGCGCTTCTTCGCGCAGCGTGCGCAGCTCAATGTCATTCAGCGCCGCGACGATCAGCAGAATCGCGTCCGCGCCGTTGGCACGCGCCTCGAGCACCTGAAACGGATCAACCATGAAGTCCTTACGCAGTAGCGGCAACTTGCATGCAGCACGCGCCGCACGCAGGTTCCCCAGCGAGCCCTGAAAGTATGGCTCGTCGGTCAGCACACTTAGCACGGCAGCTCCTGCAGCCTCCAGCTCAATCGCCAGCGCCGTCGGGTCGAGATTTTCGCGGATCAACCCCTTCGACGGCGACGCCTTCTTGATCTCCGCGATCACGGCCGGGCCGGTCTTCGCCTTCTCCCGGAGCGCGCGGGCAAACCCACGCGGCTCATGGGCGGACGCCGCCAATTCCAGCGCGGCGAAGTCCGCCTCCGCCTTGCGGCGCTCTACATCCTGGCGGTGAAACGCCACGATCTCCGGCAAATACATCTTCTTTTCGATTTCTGCAGCTTCAGTCATCTCCTCCATGCTAACGGTTTAGCGAAGGATTTACCGTTCAACCCCGAATCCCGACAATTCCAGTCCGATTTCCGCCCGTTCGGAGATTTTGCATCATCAAATCAACTACGACCGAATTAGTCTCATATTCGGCAGCGGGTGCGGCGTCTCGGATTCCCGCAGCAGTCGCTGCCTACATCACCATCGCCGACTGTGTTTTCTGAGGGGAAAGCGCCAAGGTCGGCCCCTCGGAGAATACCGATGAGCGAACGTAAGAAGTTCAAGATCCAGCGAGCGCTGGGCCTTGAGTTGCCGGGGCTGGGTAAGCCCGGTGCCCTCGAAAAGAACCCTCTGCCCCCTGGCCAGCATGGCGCGCAGCAAACCCGCCGCAAGCTGAGCGAGTACGGCCTGCAGCTTCGCGAAAAGCAGAAGGTGCTCTTCCACTACGGTCTGCGCGAGGAGCAGCTCCGCCGCTTTGTACGCGATGCCCGCCGCATCTCGCCGACGAACTGGATCGAATCGCTGATCGGCCTGCTGGAGCGCCGCGTCGACAACCTCGTCTTCCGTGCCGGCTTCGGTCGCTCCATGGCTTCGGCGCGTCAGCTCGTCAGCCACGGCCACGTGCTGGTGAACGGCAAGCGCCTCACCATCGGCTCCGCAGTACTGCGCCCGGGAGACACGCTGGAGCTGACCGAGTACGCCAAGGGCGAGATGACGCTCGCCAGCCGCGAGAGCCCACGCCTGCCGCTGCCGGAGTTCCTGCAGCTGGGCGACAACAACGACAACACCCGCGCCACGCTCGTTTCGCTTCCCGCAGCGCGGCACATTCCCTTCGCGTTTGAACCCCAGCGTGTGGCCGAGTACTACGCGCAGAGAGGTGTCTAAAAATCATGGCCCAGCCGATCTCAGCCCCGAAGTCGTCCCTTGCGCACCCTTCTGACCAGCAACCGCTGGCGAAGGCCGAAGGACTTGGCAGCATCACGCAATGCTCCTGCGGCACGCTGAGCCTGAACGTTCAGGCGTTCAGTTTGCGGCTGGATCTGCAGAGCTTTGCGAAGCTTCTGCTGATGTGCTCGGAGGCGATGGATTCGGTCGAACGCGGGTTGAAGAACAGCTCCACGACCGCCACACTCGTGCACTAACCAGACAAGCGTTCTCCTATGCCGTCACGTGGACTGTTGCATCGTCCGCATGGCGGCATCTTTTTTGTCTGGTACGAGGCATACATTAGACGCATGAAGCGATTGACCCTCTTCCCCCTCGTGGCATCTCTTGTGGTCTCCGGCGCGCTAGCCCAGACGACCTCTCGCAACCCGCATGAGTGGCATATGAGAGCCACCGACGCGCCCGTTCGCATCTCCGAGCATGTATGGGAGTACAAAGGCAATCCGAACATCGCCATCATCGTCGGCGCACGCGCGGCTATGGTGGTCGACACCGGCATGGGGCCGAAGTATGGTGCGATGGCCGCAGGTTTCGCCGCGAAGCTCGCGCCGGGCAAGCGGCTCTACCTCACGACGACGCACTTCCACCCCGAACACGCCGCGGGCGACTCCGGCTTCCCGGCAAACACTCTGCTCATCCGCAACGATGTGCAGCAGGCGCAGGTCGAGCACGACGGCATGGCCATGGTGAAGTTCTTCATGGACAAGTCCGCCGAGAACCGCGATCTGCTCAAGGATGTGAAGTTTCGCACGCCCGACGTCACCTTCCACACGGAAGCGCGCGTCGATCTCGGCGGCGGCGTGACCGTGCGCCTGCTGTGGCTTGGCCCGGCGCACACCGAGGGCGACGAACTCATCTTCGTTGATCCCGATGCGACGCTCGTTTCCGGCGACGTCGTACAGAACAAGACGATCCCCATCATCTTCACGCAGATCGGCAAAGGCGGTACGCCAAGCACCTGGATCAAGGTCGTCGACAAGCTTGAAGCGCTGCACGCAAAGCACGTCGTGCCCGACCACAGCGAGCCCGGCGATGGTTCGCTCGTCGTCGCCGAGCGCGATTTGCTGGATGAGATTCGCTCGGCTGCACTCGTCGCCAGGAAGAACAACATGCCGGCCGAGAAAGCGGGCGCCGACATCAGCGCAAAGCTCAAGCAGGAGCACCCTGACTGGTTCAGCACGGATGTCTCGGACTTCGTGAAGAAGGTGTATCAGGATCCTGATACGAGCCTTATGTAAGCGATCAAAAAGAAGCGCGCCTCTAGCGGGCGCGCTTCTCCAGCTTGCGAGCGACTTTCTCGTCTTCGCCCCAGACTCGCAGTAAATTGCCGCCCCAAAGCTTGGCGATCTGCTTCTCGTTGTAGCCGCGGCGCACGAGTTCGAGCGTTACGTTGAACGCCTCTGCCGCGCTATCCCAGCCTTCGATGCCACCACCGCCGTCGAAGTCTGACGCGATACCCACGTGGTCCACGCCGATCTTCTTTACGGCATAATCGATCTCATCCACGAAGTCCTTCACCGTCGCGCGCGGCGTCGGCGGATACTTCGCATTCAACTCGGCGATGCGTTGCTCGGCGAGCGCACGCTTGTCCGCCGGTAAGTCTTCCATTCCCGGCAGCTCGTGCCCTGGAGCACCGCCGCCCTTGCGTCCTACGCGGCCATCGACACCTTCCACCGGGCAAGCGCGCACAGCCGATGACGATTCCTTCGGCATATATGGCGCAAACTCCGCATGAAGCTTCTTCAGCGCGG
Above is a genomic segment from Granulicella cerasi containing:
- the rpsD gene encoding 30S ribosomal protein S4: MSERKKFKIQRALGLELPGLGKPGALEKNPLPPGQHGAQQTRRKLSEYGLQLREKQKVLFHYGLREEQLRRFVRDARRISPTNWIESLIGLLERRVDNLVFRAGFGRSMASARQLVSHGHVLVNGKRLTIGSAVLRPGDTLELTEYAKGEMTLASRESPRLPLPEFLQLGDNNDNTRATLVSLPAARHIPFAFEPQRVAEYYAQRGV
- a CDS encoding TIGR00266 family protein, which codes for MQSRIVGTTMPVLEVLLQPGETVISEAGELSWMSQTIAMTTHTQLAGGGGFFGAIKRLAGGGTLFMTEYTAQGYPGEVAFATKVPGHILPVEVVPGQDLFIHRHGFLCATSQITLGVGFQQSLGAGIFGGDGFLLQKVSGHGTAWLELGGEVVVKDLQPGETLRVHPGHVGAFQSSVSFNITRIQGIRNMFFGGDGIFLAALTGPGRVWLQTLPLANLAHSLEPYLSHDDNSRGLRGVGTAAVIGGIASSIFDNKS
- a CDS encoding MBL fold metallo-hydrolase; amino-acid sequence: MKRLTLFPLVASLVVSGALAQTTSRNPHEWHMRATDAPVRISEHVWEYKGNPNIAIIVGARAAMVVDTGMGPKYGAMAAGFAAKLAPGKRLYLTTTHFHPEHAAGDSGFPANTLLIRNDVQQAQVEHDGMAMVKFFMDKSAENRDLLKDVKFRTPDVTFHTEARVDLGGGVTVRLLWLGPAHTEGDELIFVDPDATLVSGDVVQNKTIPIIFTQIGKGGTPSTWIKVVDKLEALHAKHVVPDHSEPGDGSLVVAERDLLDEIRSAALVARKNNMPAEKAGADISAKLKQEHPDWFSTDVSDFVKKVYQDPDTSLM
- the trpC gene encoding indole-3-glycerol phosphate synthase TrpC, with translation MTEAAEIEKKMYLPEIVAFHRQDVERRKAEADFAALELAASAHEPRGFARALREKAKTGPAVIAEIKKASPSKGLIRENLDPTALAIELEAAGAAVLSVLTDEPYFQGSLGNLRAARAACKLPLLRKDFMVDPFQVLEARANGADAILLIVAALNDIELRTLREEARRYGLDVLCEVHDAEEVERARALDCECVGVNTRDLKTFHVSLDRAIELSQSLPADVIRVAESGITGREDVQRMRAAGFGAFLIGESLMRAERPGEALKALLS
- a CDS encoding phosphoribosylanthranilate isomerase; this translates as MSKTWVKLCANTNLEDAQLAAELGADAVGFVFAPSKRQVMAEQVAAITPHLPAGVETIGVFIEHDAAPIIAVVKATNLTGVQLHGDTNIKLIAALNEAFEGRVKLLQVVGFESGQEAEFERKLQLAVSQPQVWGVLLDTVKSGASGGLGVAFDWPAANAIVQRVFSAVENPPKLIIAGGLKPENVAEAIRVFSPFGVDVASGVESVPGKKDAAKMRAFLAAAR